The nucleotide sequence ATTGGGCAGACCCATATCGCCGGCTCCACAGCGGAAGGTAAATACCGCCGCACTCCACAACAGGAAGAAATTCAGCTTAGCGACAAGCCGGCCTATGTCCACATTACCTCAAATAACACAATTTACGGTACGCAATGGAAAGAGCTTCCTTCCTTTGGTCCGGTGCCGCTCTTTGCCGATATGTCCTCTGATATCTTATGCCGCCCGTTCGATGCGTCCAAGTTCTCACTGATCTACGCCGGAGCGCAAAAAAACCTGGGTCCGTCCGGAGTGACCGCCGTCATTATCCGCAAAGAACTGACGGAAAACAGTCCCAAGACCATTCCCACCATGCTGCGCTACGACACACATGCCTCAACCGATTCGCTCTACAATACACCGCCGACCTTTGCGGTCTATCTGCTTAATTTGGTGCTGCGCTGGATAAAAGCGCAAGGTGGGCTTACCGCTATGGAAGCACGCAACGTAACCAAGGCCAAGTTGATTTATGACGCAATAGATAGCAGCAACGGCTTCTATCGCGGCCATGCCGACAAAGACAGCCGTTCACTGATGAACGTCACCTTCCGGTTGCCCAATGAAGAACTGGAAAAAATATTTGCTGCCGAATCGGTTGCTGCCGGCATGTCCGGTTTGAAGGGACACCGTTCGGTAGGCGGACTAAGAGCTTCGATTTACAATGCTATGCCGGTAGCCGGCTGTCAAACGCTTAGCGAATTCATGAAAGAATTCTGCCGCAAGCACGGTTAACACCCTTTGTCTGCCGTCCCGTCTGCTATCGTGAAGTCAAATGCCAAGCAGACTTTTACATTACTTACAAGGAGGCCGCCCATGACGAAAGATGTTGCCTATAATGAATTGAGTGCCAAGGCAGTGGAAATTCTCAGCAAAGGTGCCTTTTTAACCACTGCTTTCGATGGCAAGGTAAATACCATGACCATTGCCTGGGGTTCCATCGGCTTTGCCTGGCAAAAGCCCATTTTTATGGCGATGGTGCGCCCATCCCGCTACACCTTTGATTTAATTGAGAAAAGCAATGAATTCACCGTAAGCATCCCCTTTAAGGATATGCGCCAGGCCCTGGCCCTTTGCGGCTCCAGGTCGGGACGGGATATCGATAAATTCACCGCCGCCGGCCTGCAGGCCGTGCCGGCCCAAAAACTGACTACACCCCGCATCGCCAACTGCGGCTTGCATTATGAATGCAAGGTCGTTTTCAAACAACCGATGCAGCCTGAACAGGTTACGGCGGCCATTGCCAATACCTGTTATCCCAGCGGCGATTATCACACGCTCTATTTTGGTGAAATCGTTGCCAGTTATGTGGATGAAACGGAAACCGCTGAATAAAAAATCCGGTGCTAATGCACCGGATTTTTTATTCAGCAGCAGCGGCTTGATGCTTCTTGAGATCACGGGTGTCCTGCCAGGCATCCCGTGCCATCTCCAAAATTTTCTTTTCCATTTTCGCCTGCGGATTGGAAACCACCCGGTTATAAAATAACAAGGCTTCATCCAGCTTATCGGTGCGCCGGAAAAGTTCTCCCAACAAGTACATAAGCTGCACTTCCGACATACCGCCAATCGGGAAACGCTCATAAATCATAGCCTTTTCAAATTGTTCGGCAGCTTTCGCCAAGGCGGCCTGCTCGTCTTCCAGCTGCTCACCTTCACGATATAGCCAGCCTAAACGTAAATACAGCGTTGCCAGCTTGCTTGCCTGAATACCGGCCATCTCACCATAAAAAATCCCCAGACGGTACGTATTGAACGCCTGTTCGCGGGTTCTTACACCGCTAAAGTTTATATTGACTTTTTTTCCGGTCAAAAACTTCCTTACTTTGTCATGAACAAAACCGCCGAATTCAGCTTCCGGGGCGGCAAAACCACAATGCGGACAAACCCATACATAATAATAGTAAGGGTTGATGCCTTGATAATAAGTGCAAAAATCCGTATCCTGCTTCACCATGGTCAGCCGGCTGCGCACCTTGGTTACCATCACCGTGCCTTCACAGACCGGACAGCTCTTTTCTACTTCATATGTTAATTCTGCCATGTTTTCCCCTCCAACTATACATTACCACAAATTTCTGGGAGGTCAAGACATTTATCCAAGTGGTTCGTCCACGCTAAGCTCATCTATACCCATGCAAAGTGGACGGACCACCGAGTCGGTATTATTTACCGGCTAGATATTGCCGGCCTGCCCCTGTACGGCAAACCGCTCCACCTGCTTAGCCGTTACCCGGCAATCGGCCAGCACTCCCGGGCCATTGACACAGCCGCCGCTACAGGCCATTCCCTCTACCAGCTCGGCTTTTATCTTACCCCGCTTCACTTGAGTAAGCAGGGTCTTACAGTTTTCCAAACCGTCACACTGCTGGGTAGTGATAGCAGCATTCATCCCCATAGCCGCCGTGGCGCTGATAACCGCTTTAGCCACACCGCCGGCACAGGCAAATAAATTGCCCTCATAGGTCGCCTGAGTTCCGTAGCCCTCCTCCGGCATATCGGCAAGCCGCACACCGGCCCCTGTCAACATGGCGTCCAGTTCTTCAAAGGTAAGGGAAAAATCAATGATGCCGCCTGACTTCTTCGTCTCCATTTTCTTTGCGGTACAGGGTCCGATAAAGACGATAACAGCCGACGGGTCCTCGGCCTTAATTTTTTTCCCCAGCATAACCATCGGTGAAGGTGTTGTAGAAACATGCTCCACCAAATCCGGCATATGCTTCTCTACCATGGCCACAAAGGCCGGACAGCAGGACGTTGTCATAAACTCTTTTGCGGCCGGAACGGCCTCGCTCAGTTCCAGCGCTTCCGCCATAGCCACCGCGTCAGCGCCAACGGCCACTTCCTGGACCTCATAAAAACCAATTTTTCTCAGGCCATTCACTACCTGTCCCGGTTTTATTTTCACGCCAAACTGTCCGACAAAGGAGGGTGCCAGAATGGCATATATTCTTGCGCCCGAACGCAGTTGCTGGATGACCTGCACAATAAACGACTGCTCGTCAATGGCACCGAATGGGCAGGCCAATTTACAGTTGCCGCAAGCCACGCAACGGTCATAATTGATGCTGACCCGCCGCTCATCAGCCGAACTGATGGCCCCCAGTGAGCAGGACCTTTCACAGGGCCGGCCGATTTCAATGATGGCACCATACCGGCAAGAGCGTTTACAGAGACCGCACTCAATACACATGGCTTTATCAATATAAGCCCGGTTCTGAATGACCTTAATGGCCTTCTTGGGACAACTGGCAATGCAGTTATGAGCCAGGCAATTGCGGCAGGCATCGGTAACAATAAACTTATCAATCGGACATTCATCACAAGCCTCGGGAATGACATTGATTACCGGCATGTTGGCCTTATGCTGCTCCAGTGCCCGGCGGGCGGCCTCCTGCAACGGCAGTGTCATATCCTGGCTCAGCGCCAGGTTAATCCGTTCTTTTAGCACGGCCCGTTCTTTATGAACACAGCAGCGATAGCGTGAACCATTCTCAGTCACTACGGTAGTCAAAATATCCTGAACCTGTTCCTCCAGACTGTGTGTAAAGGCCAGCCGTGACAATTCGCTCAACACTTTTCGCCGTATTTGCGTAATTTCCGTCTCATGCAGCATGAAAACATCTCCCGTAACCCATATAATTATAAATCATGTTTTTTGTATACATTATCCTTGACTAAAAAAATCTGTATTCTCAACAGATATTGAATAAACCTCTTCTTTTCACCACAAGAAGTATAATGGTAAAACTGCACTTTTGTCAAGAAAGATCTGCCTGTTAAAACTAACGGGCAAGCCCATTTTTCCCTAAAGAAGAAAAGAACAGAACTTCCTTTCCGGACTGATATTTTTTCAGCCGGTAAGCAAGAAAATCACCGGCTCAGATAAAAAGGCTGTACGACCTTAAGGTCGGTACAGCCTTTCCAAATCCAGCCTCAGCGGCGACAGCGTTCAACCAAAGTGGCCAGCCGTTCTGCCAGCAAGGAAGTCCACGCTTCCTTCCGGCAACGCCACTGCCAGTTGCCTCCTAAAGTGCCAGGGCGATTCATCCGTCCCCGGCTATCCAGACATAAAAGATCCTGCATCGGAATAATTGCCGTATTGGCGTTACTCTGATAGGCATACTCGATAAACCGCCAGCAAAAAGTTTCACTATCAGTGCCTTCCGGCAAATCCAGACAAGTCAGCATGAATTGAATCATCTCCGGCTCTTCGCTTAGTGCCTGTTGATACCAGCCAACCGAAGTATCATTATCATGGGTCCCGGTATA is from Propionispora vibrioides and encodes:
- the serC gene encoding 3-phosphoserine/phosphohydroxythreonine transaminase produces the protein MSNRIINFNAGPAVLPLDVLQAAQEELLNFNNTGMSILEISHRSKPYEEVNHEAEANMKELLGLGDEYRVLFLQGGASTQFAMIPLNFLTPGQTADYILTGVWSEKALKEAKLIGQTHIAGSTAEGKYRRTPQQEEIQLSDKPAYVHITSNNTIYGTQWKELPSFGPVPLFADMSSDILCRPFDASKFSLIYAGAQKNLGPSGVTAVIIRKELTENSPKTIPTMLRYDTHASTDSLYNTPPTFAVYLLNLVLRWIKAQGGLTAMEARNVTKAKLIYDAIDSSNGFYRGHADKDSRSLMNVTFRLPNEELEKIFAAESVAAGMSGLKGHRSVGGLRASIYNAMPVAGCQTLSEFMKEFCRKHG
- a CDS encoding flavin reductase family protein, which encodes MTKDVAYNELSAKAVEILSKGAFLTTAFDGKVNTMTIAWGSIGFAWQKPIFMAMVRPSRYTFDLIEKSNEFTVSIPFKDMRQALALCGSRSGRDIDKFTAAGLQAVPAQKLTTPRIANCGLHYECKVVFKQPMQPEQVTAAIANTCYPSGDYHTLYFGEIVASYVDETETAE
- a CDS encoding DUF2225 domain-containing protein is translated as MAELTYEVEKSCPVCEGTVMVTKVRSRLTMVKQDTDFCTYYQGINPYYYYVWVCPHCGFAAPEAEFGGFVHDKVRKFLTGKKVNINFSGVRTREQAFNTYRLGIFYGEMAGIQASKLATLYLRLGWLYREGEQLEDEQAALAKAAEQFEKAMIYERFPIGGMSEVQLMYLLGELFRRTDKLDEALLFYNRVVSNPQAKMEKKILEMARDAWQDTRDLKKHQAAAAE
- a CDS encoding 4Fe-4S dicluster domain-containing protein; translation: MLHETEITQIRRKVLSELSRLAFTHSLEEQVQDILTTVVTENGSRYRCCVHKERAVLKERINLALSQDMTLPLQEAARRALEQHKANMPVINVIPEACDECPIDKFIVTDACRNCLAHNCIASCPKKAIKVIQNRAYIDKAMCIECGLCKRSCRYGAIIEIGRPCERSCSLGAISSADERRVSINYDRCVACGNCKLACPFGAIDEQSFIVQVIQQLRSGARIYAILAPSFVGQFGVKIKPGQVVNGLRKIGFYEVQEVAVGADAVAMAEALELSEAVPAAKEFMTTSCCPAFVAMVEKHMPDLVEHVSTTPSPMVMLGKKIKAEDPSAVIVFIGPCTAKKMETKKSGGIIDFSLTFEELDAMLTGAGVRLADMPEEGYGTQATYEGNLFACAGGVAKAVISATAAMGMNAAITTQQCDGLENCKTLLTQVKRGKIKAELVEGMACSGGCVNGPGVLADCRVTAKQVERFAVQGQAGNI